From Micromonospora nigra, one genomic window encodes:
- a CDS encoding metallophosphoesterase family protein — protein sequence MTPVRQLVAISDLHVVYAENRAVVEALRPDNDDDWLIVAGDVGEYAADVEWALRLLRERFATVIWAPGNHELWTPRDDAVDLRGEARYRHLVELCRRLGVITPEDPYPVWDPDGDPVLIAPLFVGYDYTWRPPGTYTQEQALALAHETGIVCTDEILLHPDPYPSREAWCRARVIETERRLDAERGGLPTVLVNHYPLVREPTRILRFPEFAQWCGTDLTADWHLRYDTRVAVYGHLHIPRTTWYDGVRFEEVSVGYPREWRRRATPPGRLRTILPAPARHLG from the coding sequence GTGACCCCGGTCCGTCAGCTCGTCGCGATCAGCGACCTGCACGTCGTGTACGCGGAGAACCGCGCCGTCGTCGAGGCCCTGCGCCCCGACAACGACGACGACTGGCTGATCGTCGCCGGGGACGTCGGCGAGTACGCCGCCGACGTCGAGTGGGCTCTCCGACTGCTCCGTGAGCGGTTCGCCACCGTCATCTGGGCGCCGGGCAACCACGAACTGTGGACCCCCCGCGACGACGCCGTCGATCTGCGGGGCGAGGCGCGCTACCGGCACCTGGTCGAGTTGTGCCGCCGACTCGGCGTGATCACCCCAGAGGATCCGTACCCGGTGTGGGACCCGGACGGCGATCCCGTCCTCATCGCCCCACTCTTCGTCGGGTACGACTACACGTGGCGGCCCCCCGGGACGTACACCCAGGAGCAGGCCCTGGCCCTGGCGCACGAGACCGGGATCGTCTGCACCGACGAGATCCTGCTGCACCCCGACCCGTACCCGAGCCGAGAGGCCTGGTGTCGGGCTCGGGTCATCGAGACCGAGCGGCGGCTCGACGCGGAACGCGGCGGGCTGCCCACCGTCCTGGTCAACCACTACCCACTGGTCCGCGAACCGACCCGCATCCTGCGGTTCCCGGAGTTCGCCCAGTGGTGCGGCACCGACCTCACCGCCGACTGGCACCTGCGCTACGACACCCGCGTCGCCGTCTACGGCCACCTGCACATTCCCCGTACCACCTGGTACGACGGCGTCCGGTTCGAGGAGGTGTCGGTCGGTTACCCCCGTGAGTGGCGGCGCCGGGCCACCCCACCGGGGCGGCTGCGGACGATCCTGCCGGCCCCCGCCCGGCACCTCGGCTGA